In a single window of the Bactrocera dorsalis isolate Fly_Bdor chromosome 2, ASM2337382v1, whole genome shotgun sequence genome:
- the LOC105231949 gene encoding transmembrane protein 26, with translation MAKIISTFKAILTRIFFGAHSILAIWQVTVNTKNYIYWSLCGPLVLLLLEGIFTLMIKKTQEWRWFCPSVFLYLSSIVPAIWLLELDQVARKLNNNHSNNNSSNENILQEVAEIADLDLPVFKIDPDTWITLIEQFLMLILIVGRWMLPKGDLTRDQLSQLLLVYIGTAADIMEFFESYKDVNIIKIDLLVFLTLGIWSWSLMQFTIVLSATRARRPRGGGIHHDDGTTDCCDGCCCGIDVWAIVLNVILQDAPFLTLRMLIIFQYKILNYMSVFFTCKNTLVIVLQLYRLYVVNAEFWKNRREQKSGGDKSQHYKSRRRAQDPDANSIYMISTERGTDVKRKIQKARDYAEDEFVTRKKNKKDKSKKHKRKDTGYSTASSQNLYSTKMVDERSARQKDKRSDKKSKKRDRSNSSVESDIVEAKKSKRGDAGGGKRSEKKDKKKKSKKVEPVMEETTSSSSSSTTTSSSSDSSNSTLPSYEVISERKLKSNKRKRSSSESTSTDSSDTTTSSSSSSSSSS, from the exons ATGGCGAAAATCATCTCGACATTCAAGGCGATTCTGACGCGCATCTTCTTCGGCGCGCACAGCATCTTGGCCATTTGGCAAGTGACGGTCAATACGAAGAACTACATTTACTGGTCGCTCTGTGGACCGCTGGTGCTGCTCCTGCTCGAGGGCATCTTTACGCTGATGATCAAGAAGACGCAAGAATGGCGGTG GTTCTGTCCTTCGGTCTTTTTATACTTGAGCAGCATTGTGCCGGCCATTTGGCTATTGGAATTAGATCAAGTGGCACGCAAGCTGAATAAtaaccacagcaacaacaatagcagcaatgAGAATATTTTGCAAGAAGTAGCGGAGATCGCTGATTTGGATTTGCCCGTGTTCAAAATTGATCCGGACACATGGATCACTTTGATCGAACAGTTTTTAATGCTTATTTTAATAGTCGGTCGCTGGATGTTGCCGAAAGGCGATTTGACGCGTGATCAATTGAGTCAGTTGTTGTTGGTCTATATAG GCACAGCTGCTGATATTATGGAGTTTTTCGAGTCCTACAAAGACGTCAATATCATAAAAATCGATCTCTTGGTCTTTCTTACGTTGGGTATTTGGTCTTGGAGCTTGATGCAGTTTACAATTGTTTTATCAGCGACGCGAGCGCGGCGTCCACGCGGCGGCGGCATACATCACGATGATGG AACGACCGATTGTTGTGATGGCTGCTGTTGTGGCATCGATGTCTGGGCTATTGTGCTCAATGTGATATTGCAGGATGCTCCTTTTCTAACGCTGCGCATGCTAATTATATTCCagtataaaatcttaaattataTGAGCGTGTTTTTCACAT GTAAAAACACGTTGGTCATAGTTTTGCAGTTGTATCGTCTCTACGTAGTAAACGCTGAGTTCTGGAAGAATCGGCGCGAACAAAAATCTGGTGGCGACAAGTCGCAGCACTACAAGTCTCGACGTCGCGCCCAAGATCCCGATGCCAATAGCATATACATGATATCAACGGAGCGTGGTACCGATGTCAAGCGGAAGATACAAAA GGCACGTGACTACGCCGAGGACGAGTTCGTAACgcgaaaaaagaacaaaaaggaTAA ATCGAAAAAGCATAAGCGTAAGGACACTGGTTACTCCACTGCCAGTTCGCAGAATCTCTACTCCACAAAAATGGTGGATGAGCGCAGTGCTCGTCAAAAGGACAAGAGGAGCGATAAAAAGTCAAAGAAACGTGATCGCAGCAACTCATCGGTCGAGAGCGATATTGTCGAGGCGAAGAAGTCGAAACGTGGTGATGCCGGCGGCGGTAAAAGATCGGAAAAGAAGGACAAGAAAAA aaaatcgaaaaaagtcgAACCCGTCATGGAGGAAACAACAAGTAGCTCCAGTTCGTCTACAACAACGAGCAGTTCATCGGATTCCAGCAATTCAACATTGCCCAGCTATGAGGTGATCTCGGAGCGTAAATTGAAGAGTAATAAGCGTAAGCGCAGCTCATCAGAGAGCACATCAACTGACTCATCGGATACAACAACATCCTCGTCATCTTCATCATCCTCATCTTCGTAA